The stretch of DNA TGGGTAAAACCATATGGGCTCCAATTCTAGCTCTACCACTcaactgtgtgaccctgggcaactATTTTCACTTCTCTAGGACTTAGgcacttcatctataaaatgaagatacttATTTTTCAGGGTTGTAGGAGTACAGTGAGTAGGTTATGCTACACACTGTACTCAATTTGCTGACTCTTTACAAccctgaaaaataaatatgagcCATTGTTATCACAGCATCCTTGTTTGGTTTTCCatctcttttaattgtgataacaCTGTCCTTTCTGCCTTCCACTCAGTACTTTTAGGGAGTGGGCCATTGTGGGTATGTGAGCACCATGTTCTTACTGCCCCACACTCGTCTTAGGCAGGTTTGAGGATGAATTAAAGCCTTAAAATGTCTTACATCCTACACACTGCAGATCTCATGGGAGAAAAAATTATACATCCTCCTACGTTGCTAACACCTCTCACCCTACCTCCAACAGACTTCCCAATGTCTGTACCACAAAGTTCAAAGTCTTTTGGCCAGACATTGAAGACTATCTACAATCTAGCTTCACCCACATTTCTAACATTACGCCATCTTCCTGACGCTTTGCACTGGAActtgcactgattttttttgtgtgtgggagggtgtgggacggagtctcgctcggtcaccaaggctggagtgcagtggtgcgatctcggctcactacaagctccacctcctgggtccactccattctcctgcctcagcctcctgagtagctgagactacaggtgcaagccacctacgctcggctaattttttttttttttttcagtagagacaggatttcaccgtgttagccaggatgaactTGCACTGATCTCTTTCCCAGGCTTCCCCTTAACTCTTCGCGCAGAAATtcgggttttgttgttgttgttgtttttcagacaaggtcgcccaggctggagcgcactagtgcaatcacgactcactgcagcctcaacctccagggcacAAACCATCCTCttgcccagcctcccgagtagctgggactactggggAGCCCCATCTACTCCCGTGcgctgccatcacgcccagctaatctttgtattttttgtagagacagcgactcactatgttgcccaggctggtctccaacccttaggctcaagcgatcctcccgcctcggcctctcaaaggcgtgagccaccgcggccggccttttttggaacttaaaaaaaaggcCATAATGTGTCAAACCTTAGTGGCATGACTGCAAAACCAAAATGTACTTATTAGGTGTCACTTGGAAGCGCAATTTTCAACAATGCAAAACTATAGAAAACAACCCAACGTCGGCCTCCACAGGCTAATCAATCCCCGAGGCACTGACGGCGGGAGAGATGAAAACGCGAAGgccagaggagaaagagaggaaggattTGCAGAGAGAACGGAAACGTGGACAGGAATTCACCCAAGAAACCCGGGTCCCGCGCGGCGCACCGGGACGAAGCACGCTGGGGGACGGCCAGCAGCTCCGGGCCAGAAGGAGGCGGACACCCAGCCCGAGAGCCGAAATCGGCCTCGGTGGACGTTTTCATCTTCGCGGCCCAGAAACACTTCTATTTTTCACTGCACAATGCAAACATGGTGGACCAGAAAATCCGCCCCGCGTCTGCCGGCCGAACCACGTGGCGCCCTTTCCGCGCCGTCGATGCCGAGCAAGGGCGGGGCCCTCACGGAATTTGTTCACGGTGGGGGCAGATCACTGGAGAACTTCTCCAGACCGCGACAGCACAGTTCCTTCTACACACTGGCAGAACTGTCATTGCCATCGCCCCGAGGCGGCAGAATGGTATGCCCTGAAAACTGGATGGTTCTACCGTAAGCAAGACAGACTGCACACACGACAGCTCTTTACCTGGACCAGCCTCTGCTCTGTCTACCTCGCCCCCAACAGCTGGGCAGCCCACCACCGCGCAGGCGCGCTTCGTGTTGCCAGCGCCAGGCGAACCCGACTTTCCCGTCTCGCGAGAGTGGGGCCGGCCGCCTTCGCAGTTCTCGCTCCGCCCCCCACTTCTTGCTCGCTCCCTCCCATCCCCCCAAGCCAGTTGCTGTGCTGCGCAGCTCCCTAAGCGGTTGTCACCGCTGGAGACGGTTGGGAGAACCGTTGTGGTGAGCGCTACACGAGGCAAACGACTTCTCCCTTCTCTCGACTGGACCCCGCGAGCAGCAGAGTCGGCGTAACTATCGCCTGAGAGGGTATCTGAAGTAAAAGGGGGTAGGTTGGGCTGGTGGTTTCGAGAGCGGAGTCGGGAGAAGGACGAAAGAGGCCGGGAGGGGCTGGGTTGGGGGGTAGTGCGGTGGTCGCCGCTCGGAGGCCGCCGCTTGGAAGCGGCGGGGCTGCGCCTCCCGGACCATCTCCCACTTCAAGGAGGGCGGCCTGCCGATGGGAGGACTTGCTCAGGTGGAACTCAGTGGACGACGCCGAGGCCCGAAGTAGGGGACATCCAGCATTTCCCCCTTTCCCTGCTGGCTTGGCCTCCGCCATTTTGGGTACAGTGGCGCGGCCACCTCGGCTTCCCGCCCTTCCCcgctctttttactttttgtctccCAGCTTCCGAAAACTGATTTAGAAGGCCAGGGGAGGGGGTGGTCAAAGCTCCCTGGAAGGGATGAGGGTGGGTAGTGAAGCGAGCAGGGAAAGACCGGGCAGTTGGGTGGAGGGAGGATCGGGGTTGCCGGGCGCGCTCCCGATGGAAATGGCGCCGGATGGGCCTGGCCTCCCACCGCGGCCTCCCTTCCTCCGCAGTCTCGGCAGGGCTACCTGGGCTGACGGGACTGCGAGTGACTTCTGACGCAGATTCCCAAGATGAGAgaggctggagctgggggaggaaaGCCAATGGCGACGAAGGTGCTCAACTCTCAAATCCAGGACAAAGGAGGCAGACGGCCTCCTTTGTAATTCCGCCGCCCGGTGGCGAAGGGTTTTAAGCCAGGCTTGGCTGCTGGCGGGAGGGGGAAGGGGCGTACTCTCCCTAGCTCTCTGGTCTCTAGGGCAGCTAGATAAACGGAAGGTCTCCTGGGAGGAATAAAGGACGCTTAGCCGGCCCTTATATTCCAGATTTGGAACTTCGAAAAGAGTACGTACTGATTTtccaaagggttttttttttttttttttcttcatgtttaaacGTTAATAAGGACTTCGGGGTTGTTTTTGTAAGCAGAAAAGTGGGAGATTTATCAAATAGGAATGTGAAATGGGCATGTTTCAAGTAGGTCGTCTGGGcccagtgaactgtgattgttgCTTTTTGaactttgggggtgggggtgggtgatGTAGCAATTGTTTTGCGTAGTTTGGCATCTATATtagactttgtttttaagtttcacTTTTGGGAAACAGTTAAAACAACCCAGTGATGGTAGATGTGTATGTATTGGAATTGAGTTCCTTTCGATATTAAATCTTCCAAGAGTtgtattttgtgcatttttttttttcttggcattaAGGCTCTAGAagtaaaatacttcaaaatacggttatggcttattttcttttggtgtctaggcctttttttttttttaatgtaggagTATAGTACACTGTAATCGTATTTTAAACAAGGGAATAAGCctattaaacagaaaaacaaattgtaaACCCAGTCACGTGGTGGTGGTGTGATTCGGATGAGGGTCCTGAGAACTGGATCCGTAATTTTCATTGAAGACACAGTACAAAAGGGACGGGAAAGGCCTGAGAGTAAGAATTTCTGATAATTCATGTAAAACTTTTTAAGAATATTGTTACCTACTTTTCCagctctaaaaacaaaaacttactaTTGTTGAAGATGTTCAGTGATGCTTTGTCAAGATTGCCAAGGAAAAGTTTACAAAAATCTTACCTTGAAACAGTAGCTTTGAGTGGCCCTTTGAAAAGATAGTCCAGACTGTCCTATAAAGTTATATATGCTATAACAAATAGCTTTACTAATTGGATtggactacacacacacaccttcctcttttttctgtcctctttttcAGTTGTGCCATTATCTGGAAGTCCATCttactgcctttttaaaataatgttatcttTGATTTCGTTGTATTGGTAAACAACTGACTAAATTGCAGTAGATAAAAACATGGTTCATAGTAAACTAACATTTTAGAGACCTTACCTCCTTAAGCTGTTAGGGGCGTgtctagtgtttttgtttttttaaagagcaagCCCATTGGGAAGGAATGATGTACATTTTCTGTTAAACTTAGATCATCAGCactttttccaaaaaataaaattcattctcATTTCTTGACCACTGGGCTGCCATTTAGAAAGTTATTTATTGATGCATAAAGTCGTTTATGCATTACTTTAGAAGATAGGCTGTGCCTCCGTGTTAAGAGgattctctatttcatttgttCTCTAGtggatgttttttctttaatgacttcggtatataattcacataccataaacttcaccaattttaaatgtacattttagtGGATTTTAGTACATTGACAGCGTTGTGTGACCGTCACTACAATttaattttgtaacatttttgtcACTCCAAAAAGATACCAGTACCCTTTACTGGTCATTCCCCTTGCTGGCATTCTCCCTCCCGTCAAGCCTCAGACAATCATGAATACAAATGGAGTtatacaatatgtagtcttttgtgactggcttgtttcacttggtgtaatgtttaaaaaattatatttaaagtctCATAAAACTGAGCAAAGCCATCCTCGTATTTTAACTGTGGTATATTTTATTGGTACTAGCACCTAGAATTCTTAAAGCAGAGTAGTGATTAGCCATGACATTGTTGCAAAGAAAGGTTGAGGTGGATTATCCTGAATAATTAGTAAAGTGTTTTAAGTGGTTTCTGACAGCTTTATTAGAGCAGATTGCTTCTTCCTGTGCCCTTagagtttttcttgtttttgttttgtaggtaGGATTTTTAGTTTTGAAGGGGTTGGTAGAGTGAGGCTCTCATTATTGTATGTGCTTTGCATACAGGGTCACCCTGTAAAATAGATTAAGTGTTCCGAATTTGGTTGGGTTTTACGCAATTAAAAGTTGTGTTAACAGTTTAGTGTTTATTATAGATAACATCGAtaacacttttttgttttcattgggtCTTATCATTGGTACAGACCGATCCAAAAATCCAATTGGCTTGCTGGtaattttttcttgtgaattgGTAAGATTTatgagtaattttttctttttttttttttaagcatttgcTCCTTAAATGCAAACTACTAAGATCCTTTCACAACAGATTAAGATTGAATTTGCAGAGTTCTTAAATTTTTCATGAAGCAGTGAGGGTAGATCTGTACCACTTTTTCCGTTCTGTGTAAATCACCCTTTATGGGAAACACTTATTTTTTAGGTtggtgctatttaaaaaaaaaaaaaaacggtagGCGTTTTCAAAACatctctgaactttttttttcaaactggGTTGGGGCCTCCTCCTCTCAGAGCTACTCTTCAGTATTACACTTTTAAAAGCCTTCGCTGactttgggaaataaaatttttaacaattctCAGTTCTCTTCGAGGTTTGAATTGTTTTCTGTCCTTTAAGGTTCACatattttgtgtatggtataTCTTGTTGGCTTTTGCAGGGCCCCTTAAAATCCAGTAACAGTTGCCATCAGTAAATGCTTAACATGAGGCAGACCAAGCACTTGAATAGTGCAGTGAGGTATAGATACCACTGCTATAGTTTACAATTGAAGAGGCTCAGAGGTTAAATGGTTTAGGTAACCAGTGAACGGCAGAATAGGGATTCATACTATTTATTTGTgtgcatattttaaatgcatgaatTCTAGGGAAAAAAACTTTACCCTTTGCAGATGCCACCCCTAAGAGTTGCACCAACAAATAGATGACATGAAATTAAGCATTAGTGAATGCTGTTGATACGAAATATGATCTTCAAACATAAAGGAATCAAATGAACAAATTGTTTTGTTTACAGGGGAGGAGGTGGTGAGGGAAAGGTTTGAAATACTCAGGTGAGTAGGATTCCTACAGCTGCATAGTGAAATTTGTAAGGTTCTGGTAAGTTTCTGCAGCTGAAGGACTTCTGCATTCGCCTCTTTtgtaaatactatgtaatttTAAACGGAAGGATGGTTGCCTCTGGGGAAGGGAACTGGGAACCGAAGTCATTTTGGAGGGGAAGGGGGGCTTCTAGATATACCTTTTATgctttattaaaaagtatattacgtattttttaaagtttgtgtttAAATCTGTTTGATTAAAAAGTTGAGTAAACTGGTTTCTATACACTGTCCAGTGGCTTCAAAAACACAGGTACTGTTGGAAGGCATTCACTTTTGAGCAGCCTTTGACCTCAGTTTTAATCTAATTAATTCAGTCATTTTATAATCTTACTCTTGGTGAGTTTAAACTAGATTTGGCTAAAATAGAGGTGAGAGTGTTGGCCCTTCAAAGACAGTTTGATGTGTTCAAAATTGTAGTGCATTTAAAAGGGTTAGACTTAGGTGATATTTTTCCAACATGAGTCAGTACTCATTGCATTTTTTACTTAGGCTCTTGATGTTAGTGGATACTGGTATTACATGCAACTTCTGAATAAGTTTTAAAGAATTTGAATAATCAGGTGAATAAAAACCTGAAAAGTGGTGAATCAAAAGTTGAGAGATAAGGAAAGGCTAGAGTTGGCATTCAGGGGACACAGTCAAATAGTTTGAAGACTCTGGTAGTAGAATTATGcaagttttcttaaaattagGCAATACATAATATTGATACTAAGAAATTCAGTACTTTTCCGTAGGAGGGCTCAGGTCTCATTGCCTTTTCCCTACCCCAAAATATGAAAGGTGGTCTACAGTTTTGTCATGGCATTGTCACGGGAGTTGGCGCCATGTTACATTTCCTCTTGTGGCACCTCTGAGAGGTGTTTCTTCATTACCTCTTGACAAGAGTATGTTTTGATTGACTGCTCTatgtgcttgtttattttttatagcatttAAATCAAACGGTATTGAGATGGATTGGGTTATGAAACATAATGGTCCAAATGACGCTAGTGATGGGACAGTACGACTTCGTGGACTGCCATTTGGTTGCAGCAAAGAGGAAATAGTTCAGTTCTTTCAAGGTACCTCTAGTATTAGTCAAAGTTTAGtaatattgtaattttatatttgtattgtttcactgtttttaatttgtaaaacccATTTTGATTTTGGAACTTTGAAGTTTAACTATGATAGTCTTGgttaatgtattaaaataatatgctCCAATTAATATACAGAATGTGTATAATATGTAAAACCTAATTAATGTGCAGTAACATATTTGAGAATTGTGATGAAATGAACCGTGAATTAGTATATGGAGCATATCTTTTTTTCGTGTAATATAGGTGGGCTTTTAGAGTGTGTGTAATTACACAGTGTTTTTACACTGGTCgcaaaaaagatttatttaatccagtattatttgaaaaaaatctttcatttgtatttatggGGTGATGGGAAActaagcttttttgttttgttttgtttagacttgttttaaatatttgattcagATGGGAATGTTTCAGCCTTTAACACTGTTCCccttgatggggttatttgtccTTGGGTTAAAGGGTTGGAAATCGTGCCAAATGGGATAACATTGACGATGGACTACCAGGGGAGAAGCACAGGGGAGGCCTTCGTGCAGTTTGCTTCAAAGGAGATAGCAGAAAATGCTCTGGGGAAACACAAGGAAAGAATAGGGCACAGGTGGGGATGGAGAGTTTGGGATggtgttaaatttttatttttgggggttGTGGGTCACTATTGCTTAAATGGGGGGGTAGCCATAACATTTTTTGGGGTAGTTTAAAAGAATTGATAATTAATCTAAATTTAACTTGGAAACtacagatttgggtggggaattAATGCTAATAGTTAAATTAAAAGTagattgtttccatttctctgtagGATGTTGTTGATAAATGCTTTTGTATAATCACCTATTTCCTTTAAAACACCTATTTACTAAAAGagacaaagtaaaaatatatttatactttatgaATTGTTTTCAGTGACTAATTTCTTtgtaaaacttaaatatttaactaAGTTTGTAGGTTTAAACTGTTAACTTACGGTGTATTTAGGCAATTTAAATTGGGTTATGTATCTAGATGTAGAAAAACTTACTGCATTTTGCCCAGTATCTAATTTACACTAATACATTTATGCTGAAACCTGtaccttaaaacatttttaaataggtaTATTGAGATCTTCAGAAGTAGCAGGAGTGAAATCAAAGGATTTTATGATCCACCAAGAAGATTGCTGGGACAGCGACCGGGACCATATGATAGACCAATAGGAGGAAGAGGGGGTTATTATGGAGCTGGGCGTGGAAGTATGTATGACAGAATGCGACGAGGAGGTGATGGATATGATGGTGGTATGTGTATCTAATGAACAAAGGTTCTGttgtcattttcttaatgttCCTGACACTTTgtcaagaaatacagaaatggcAGTAATTTCAGTACCTGTTAGGTTTTAAAACCTGTTCATGAAAATATGGATTCCCATGGCTAGCTGTGGGACTTGATTGATGCACATATTGGCACCTAGAAAActtacacagaaattaaaatttagatgTTGGcatattttgaccattttttgcTTAAGGATGAAATTTAATTTACATGTCTGAACTTAACCTTTTGAGAGTTTAAATTTCCATCACATGTTGACTGCTTTTTTCATAGATTTTAAGTTGGAAATTGCAAACTTGCAATCAAGTTACACATACTGTTTACCACAAAATGTTTTTGTAAACTGGATTATAAAATTTATCTCTGGAAAGTGTGTAGTCATGTATTTCTCCTTAAATTACACAGGTTATGGAGGTTTTGATGACTATGGTGGCTATAATAATTACGGCTATGGGAATGATGGCTTTGATGACAGAATGAGAGATGGAagaggtaaaataaatattaaagagatttttattCATAGGTAAATTTTAGTATTTGCTTTGCAAGCTCTTAGTGGTAATATAGGAAACTTGTATAAGAAAGGTAATTCAGACAAATTTCAGTGCATTCCTATACAGAGCTTTATACCTTGTATAGTATGTATGTATACTTCCCTAGCTAGATCTGTAAGAGTTTATAATCTTGGCAAATTGTGTTTTCTAGGTATGGGAGGACATGGCTATGGGGGAGCTGGTGATGCAAGTTCAGGTTTTCATGGTGGTCATTTCGTACATATGAGAGGGTTGCCTTTTCGTGCAACTGAAAATGACATTGCTAATGTGAGTAATTTTTAATAACTATTAGTGGCTTTATACTTATCCTGGTATCTACATTTTTAAGCATTCTTAATGGTCTTGTGTTTATAGCTTAATACCAAAATCCCTTGAATATAAAAATAGATCTACCTTTAACTCTAatcactgatggatatttttgtatccattgcGTGTTAACCTACGTAGGATTCAAGCAAGTAAAAAGCTACATTCATGAAGTCCAGTTAAGAATATAATGAAAGACTGATCCTCATAGAATGGTGATGACTGTATACCATGTTGTGCTGGTGTCTTTTGttgtactgttttttttgttttgttttttcttttcttttcttttcttttcttttttgagacggagtcttgctctgtcgcccaggctagagtgcaatggcgtgatctcggctcactgcaacctctgcctcccgggttcaagttattctcctgcctcagcctcctgagtagctgggattacaggcacactccaccgtgcctggctgattttttgtacttttagtagagacggggtttcgccatgttgatcaggctgttcctgaccttgtgatctgcctgccccagcctcccaaagtgctgggattacaggcgtgagccaccacgcctggtctgtATTAGATTTTGAAAGAGTGAATATATAAGTATTAATGATTTGGTTTGGCTTTCTAGGCTAGATAGTGATTAGAAACTGAGGAGTTGAAAATAACAAATAGATACTGCTGTTGTCATTGATGTGAAACTGGTTGGTTTCAGATTTGTTAGGAGGTCAGCAAACTTCAGTTGACGGGCTGAATCCGGTCACACCATTCCTTTACCTGTTGAGTAGTTACATTAGAGACCCAATGGTCATTCAAGCCAAAAGTACTATCTGGctttaaatgcaatagtttgctcTAGATCTTACTGGGAATCAATTGGCCTGAGTTCCAAGTGCTTTTAATGATAGTTTAAAACCTGGCTACCTTGTGATTAGAACCAAATGATACCTTTTGGGGAACAATTTCATATAGTTTTAAATAGTAGGTTTATTCAAACCCCATGGTTCCAAATCATGAtatccccatttctctctctctctgtgtgtgtatttttttgagacggagtgtcccactctgtctccccaaggctggaatgcagtggcgtgatcttggcttactgcaggctcctcctcccgggttcaagcgattctctgtctcagccttctgagtagctgggattacaggcgtgagccactgtatcccgcctatctccttattttaaaagcagtaaaTTCTTTACATTATCCCTAAGTGTATACTCTGTATATTCACAGAACCTTTGTAGTTGACTTAAGTTATTAGTCTGGCAGGGCAATTTCCTAATTGATGAGGAAAAATCAAAGTATGTGgtaatttacttttaatattctCAATAGAAAAGTAAGTAAcaggtattttcttttatttagttcttctcaCCACTAAATCCAATACGAGTTCATATTGATATTGGAGCTGATGGCAGAGCCACAGGAGAAGCAGATGTAGAGTTTGTGACACATGAAGATGCAGTAGCTGCTATgtctaaagataaaaataacatgcGTAAGTAGACGTGAATTTACAAAGTAAGAGGCTCTAAGATGTGTAGGCAACGCTTGGCAGTTGTTGGGATCTAAAACCATTTGACCTCTATAATGGCTTTTTGTGGGCTTTATATATCGCTGTACTAGTAATTGATAAGCATACTTTGTTTAATATTACTTAACTGATCTTTTTTAGAAAGCTTGTATTGATGAATTTGATCCATCATTCCTTTCTCCcctgttactctttttttcttaaagaacatCGATATATCGAACTCTTCTTGAATTCTACTCCTGGAGGCGGCTCTGGCATGGGAGGTTCTGGAATGGGAGGCTACGGAAGAGATGGAATGGGtatgtaaagtttttaaaatatgcagggTTAGCTACTTATCAAtgagtctcaattttttttcttttttctttttttttttaaagataatcagGGAGGCTATGGATCAGTTGGAAGAATGGGAATGGGAAACAATTACAGTGGAGGATATGGTACTCCTGATGGCTTGGGTGGTTATGGTAAGTATTTCTAGTTCAGTTTGTGTTAGTCCCCATATGTAGTGCAAACTTTAAAGTGCAGGTAttacttttattactttatgCACAGATATCTCCTGCTGAGTGATTCTTAATATCTTTTTCTTAAGGCCGTGGTGGTGGAGGCAGTGGAGGTTACTACGGGCAAGGTGGCATGAGTGGAGGTGGATGGCGTGGGATGTACTGAAAGCAAAAACACCAACATACAAGTCTTGACAACAGCATCTGGTCTACTAGACTTTCTTAcagatttaatttcttttgtattttaagaacTTTATAATGACTGAAGGaatgtgttttcaaaatattatttggtaAAGCAACAGATTGTGATGGGAAAATCTGTTTTCTGTAGGTTTATTTGTTGCATactttgacttaaaaataaatttttatattcaaaCCACTGATGTTGATACTTTTTATATACTAGTTACTCCTAAAGATGTGCTGCCTTCATAAGATTTGGGTTGATGTATTTTACTATTAGTTCTACAAGACGTAGTGTGGTGTAATTTTAGAAGATAATGGTTCACTTTCGCATAAACTGCAAGTCTTAAGCAGACATCTGGAATAGAGCTTGACAAATAATTagtgtaacttttttctttaattcctcCTGGACAACACTGTAAATATAAAGCCTAAAGATGAAGTGGCTTCAGGAGTATAAATTCAGctaattatttctatattattatttttcaaatgtcatttaTCAGGCATAGCTCTGAAACGATCTAAGAGGTGTTGATTTCTGAATATTCATAATTGTGTTACCTGGGTATGGGAGTGTTGGAAGTTTGTTCTAGCCCTAGATTTTGGAGTAAAATCCTTTCAGCACTTGACCGAAataccaaaaatgtctccaaaaaaTTGATAGTTGCAGGTTATTGCAAGATGTCTTAAGAGTAGGGTTAAGGTTCTCAGTGACACAAGAATTCAGTATAAGTACATAGGTATTTACTATGGAGTGTAATTCTCacaaatgtattttaagttttctgcCCAATAGAGCATATGGTTTTTAAATAACTGTATAaatgatgacttttaaaaaatgtaagcaaCAAGTCCATGTCATAGTCAATTAAAACAATCCTGCAGTTGGGTTTTGTATCTGATACCTGCTTGGAGTTTTAGTTTAAAGAATCTATATGTAGCAAGGAAAaggtgctttttaattttaatcccTTTGATCAATATGGCTTTTTTCCAAATTGGCTAATGGATCAAAATGAAACCTGTTGATGTGAAATCAGTTCTTGAACTTGTTACTTGTTTTTGCCAGAAATGTTATTAATAAATGTCAATGTGGGAGATAATAGTATGGCGTCTGTCCTAGAATGCTTTGTGTCAGTTACTAATTCAAAAATCAGATTGGTAGAAGGTACTACATATGATGTCTACGATTTAGGAGAGGGAGCCCCGGGGCAGCCTATATATGTGGAGCCCCTTGATGGAAGCTATGATTCATCTTAATGCTTGTACCCACTTCCTTTAATGAGCAATTTAAATAATAGGGCATACACCACTTGTCTTTTGAAAGttacatgtgttttattttcccgGGATTACCCTCTTAACATAAGCAGTAAAAGTATATACAGTATTAATGAAACCAAAGTTGCCCTTTTAAAGCAGGctaattttctaaatctttaattcataaaattcacattttattttttaaacataggtTAGAAGAATT from Papio anubis isolate 15944 chromosome 11, Panubis1.0, whole genome shotgun sequence encodes:
- the HNRNPH3 gene encoding heterogeneous nuclear ribonucleoprotein H3 isoform X4; this encodes MRDGRGMGGHGYGGAGDASSGFHGGHFVHMRGLPFRATENDIANFFSPLNPIRVHIDIGADGRATGEADVEFVTHEDAVAAMSKDKNNMQHRYIELFLNSTPGGGSGMGGSGMGGYGRDGMDNQGGYGSVGRMGMGNNYSGGYGTPDGLGGYGRGGGGSGGYYGQGGMSGGGWRGMY
- the HNRNPH3 gene encoding heterogeneous nuclear ribonucleoprotein H3 isoform X1, with the protein product MDWVMKHNGPNDASDGTVRLRGLPFGCSKEEIVQFFQGLEIVPNGITLTMDYQGRSTGEAFVQFASKEIAENALGKHKERIGHRYIEIFRSSRSEIKGFYDPPRRLLGQRPGPYDRPIGGRGGYYGAGRGSMYDRMRRGGDGYDGGYGGFDDYGGYNNYGYGNDGFDDRMRDGRGMGGHGYGGAGDASSGFHGGHFVHMRGLPFRATENDIANFFSPLNPIRVHIDIGADGRATGEADVEFVTHEDAVAAMSKDKNNMQHRYIELFLNSTPGGGSGMGGSGMGGYGRDGMDNQGGYGSVGRMGMGNNYSGGYGTPDGLGGYGRGGGGSGGYYGQGGMSGGGWRGMY
- the HNRNPH3 gene encoding heterogeneous nuclear ribonucleoprotein H3 isoform X3, producing the protein MYDRMRRGGDGYDGGYGGFDDYGGYNNYGYGNDGFDDRMRDGRGMGGHGYGGAGDASSGFHGGHFVHMRGLPFRATENDIANFFSPLNPIRVHIDIGADGRATGEADVEFVTHEDAVAAMSKDKNNMQHRYIELFLNSTPGGGSGMGGSGMGGYGRDGMDNQGGYGSVGRMGMGNNYSGGYGTPDGLGGYGRGGGGSGGYYGQGGMSGGGWRGMY
- the HNRNPH3 gene encoding heterogeneous nuclear ribonucleoprotein H3 isoform X2, with product MDWVMKHNGPNDASDGTVRLRGLPFGCSKEEIVQFFQGLEIVPNGITLTMDYQGRSTGEAFVQFASKEIAENALGKHKERIGHRYIEIFRSSRSEIKGFYDPPRRLLGQRPGPYDRPIGGRGGYYGAGRGSYGGFDDYGGYNNYGYGNDGFDDRMRDGRGMGGHGYGGAGDASSGFHGGHFVHMRGLPFRATENDIANFFSPLNPIRVHIDIGADGRATGEADVEFVTHEDAVAAMSKDKNNMQHRYIELFLNSTPGGGSGMGGSGMGGYGRDGMDNQGGYGSVGRMGMGNNYSGGYGTPDGLGGYGRGGGGSGGYYGQGGMSGGGWRGMY